One stretch of Gopherus flavomarginatus isolate rGopFla2 chromosome 2, rGopFla2.mat.asm, whole genome shotgun sequence DNA includes these proteins:
- the SKIDA1 gene encoding SKI/DACH domain-containing protein 1 → MGDLKSGFEEVDGVRLGYLIIKGKQMFALSQVFTDLLKNIPRTTVHKRMDHLKVKKHHCDLEELRKLKAINSIAFHAAKCTLISREDVEALYTSCKTERVLKTKRRKISRAFSTKDLQPEHTSTDPYSSFWKENKLWLGLNEAAQPLPIRRKALRPGDTGLLPASDLPHIFSKYTGHSYPEIARSPCKPPLNYETAPIVGNYVTFHSDPPYFRSVLCSKHPAAAAAAAYYYQSAAATAQTKLAAAAGAGSPVGLTYRYKRKRPCEAAPKDCLLNTPSSARRLLIVPRPCKPKGAAAGTAACLERFHLVNGFCTSPQQPQQQHLGSFPESYSSDSESSSYSDHVANDSDFGSSLSSTSNSVSSEEEEDDDEEEGSGVSDSSEVSSEEEDTTSDSDSSSVSSQVSVQSIRFRRTSFCNPPSMAQANFLYHLATAAPTKSPAFEEAGRLPDLKSAQCGVKSELPEEWSHQSWASKAPPVCCSSSLGSCFAEIRDDRVTEITFPHPEFSINVKSTDLTINCAAKGASSPSPKTNNAFPQQRILREARKCLQATTTHCADNNTIAARFLNNDSSPTAANSEEDSKIPHCIEFATDLPSLQTDRASTTGAAELECTDPGNKALPFLHNIKIKIEDSSTNEEYEPDLSKHKLKCECNDTKDEFNGVTESNNPDVLLTAQEDSACTEKETTSLNTLTQSQVLSCTLGTPKPEDGEYKFGARVRKNYRTLVLGKRPVLQTPPVKPNLKSARSPRPTGKIETHEGTLDDLTVTNRRKRVASNVASAVKRPFNFMANFPCPPSLIIGNDGDLLPAYSLNTTKDSQPPHKAHPVWKWQLGGSAIPLPPSHKFRKFN, encoded by the coding sequence ATGGGAGACTTGAAGTCGGGTTTTGAAGAGGTGGATGGCGTGAGGCTCGGCTACCTCATCATTAAAGGAAAGCAAATGTTTGCACTCTCTCAGGTTTTTACAGACCTGCTTAAAAACATCCCGAGAACTACAGTGCACAAGCGAATGGatcatttaaaagtaaaaaagcatCACTGCGACCTGGAGGAGTTGAGGAAACTCAAAGCCATCAACTCCATCGCTTTCCATGCAGCCAAATGCACACTGATATCCAGAGAGGACGTAGAAGCTCTTTACACTTCTTGCAAAACGGAACGAGTCCTTAAgacaaaaaggaggaaaataagcCGGGCATTCTCAACAAAAGATCTCCAACCGGAGCACACATCCACCGACCCCTACTCCAGCTTTTGGAAAGAGAACAAACTCTGGCTGGGTTTGAATGAAGCGGCTCAGCCTCTGCCAATTAGAAGAAAAGCTTTGCGGCCCGGGGACACAGGCTTGCTACCGGCCTCTGATCTACCTCACATTTTTAGTAAATACACTGGTCACAGCTACCCAGAAATCGCTCGGTCGCCTTGCAAACCCCCATTAAACTATGAAACTGCCCCGATCGTGGGCAACTATGTCACCTTTCACTCGGATCCCCCTTATTTTCGGAGCGTCCTTTGCAGCAAGcacccggctgctgctgctgctgctgcttattaTTACCAGTCCGCCGCCGCCACCGCGCAGACCAAGCTAGCGGCGGCGGCTGGTGCAGGGAGCCCTGTGGGTTTGACTTACAGATACAAAAGGAAAAGACCGTGTGAGGCCGCCCCAAAGGACTGTTTATTAAACACCCCCAGCAGCGCCAGGCGGCTCCTGATCGTGCCCAGGCCCTGCAAGCCcaaaggagctgcagcaggcacGGCCGCTTGCCTGGAGAGATTTCACCTCGTCAATGGCTTTTGCACTTCTCCGCAGCAGCCGCAGCAACAGCATCTGGGCAGCTTCCCCGAGAGCTACAGCAGCGACTCGGAGTCCAGCTCTTACTCCGACCATGTGGCCAACGACTCGGACTTCGGGTCCAGTCTCTCCAGCACCAGCAACTCCGTGTcctctgaggaggaggaggacgacgacGAGGAGGAAGGCAGCGGCGTCTCGGACTCCAGCGAGGTCAGCTCCGAGGAGGAGGATACGACCTCAGACTCCGACTCCAGCTCGGTTTCCAGCCAGGTCTCGGTGCAAAGCATCCGCTTCAGGCGAACCAGTTTCTGCAACccccccagcatggcccaggccaaCTTCTTGTATCATTTGGCCACGGCCGCCCCCACTAAATCGCCAGCTTTCGAGGAGGCAGGCAGGCTTCCTGACCTCAAAAGTGCTCAGTGTGGCGTCAAATCGGAATTGCCAGAGGAATGGAGTCATCAAAGCTGGGCATCCAAAGCACCTCCAgtgtgctgctccagcagccTTGGAAGTTGTTTTGCTGAGATAAGGGATGATAGGGTAACTGAGATCACATTCCCACACCCTGAATTTTCCATTAATGTAAAGAGTACTGACCTAACAATTAACTGTGCTGCGAAGGGGGCCTCTTCACCTAGCCCAAAGACAAACAATGCATTTCCACAACAAAGAATACTCAGAGAGGCAAGGAAATGCCTTCAAGCAACAACTACACACTGTGCAGATAACAATACAATAGCTGCTAGGTTCTTAAATAATGATTCTTCACCAACAGCAGCAAATTCCGAAGAAGATTCCAAAATCCCTCATTGTATTGAATTTGCCACGGATTTACCCTCTTTGCAAACTGATCGTGCTTCTACAACAGGAGCAGCTGAGCTTGAGTGCACTGATCCAGGCAATAAGGCATTGCCATTCCTGCACAATATTAAAATCAAAATAGAGGATAGCAGTACGAATGAAGAATATGAACCTGACCTTTCAAAACATAAGCTAAAATGTGAGTGCAATGATACTAAGGATGAGTTTAACGGTGTGACTGAGAGTAATAACCCGGACGTTTTATTAACAGCCCAGGAAGATTCTGCATGCACTGAGAAAGAAACCACTTCCTTAAACACGCTGACTCAGAGTCAGGTCCTTTCATGCACTTTAGGCACTCCAAAACCTGAGGATGGAGAGTATAAATTTGGAGCGAGAGTGAGAAAAAATTACAGGACATTGGTTTTGGGAAAGCGACCTGTACTGCAGACTCCTCCAGTCAAACCAAATTTGAAATCAGCTAGAAGCCCACGTCCTACAGGTAAAATTGAGACACATGAAGGAACACTGGATGATCTTACAGTTACCAATAGACGCAAAAGGGTAGCCAGCAATGTAGCATCAGCAGTGAAAAGGCCGTTTAATTTCATGGCAAATTTTCCCTGTCCACCGTCACTAATTATTGGCAATGATGGGGATTTGTTGCCAGCTTATTCCTTAAACACCACTAAGGATTCCCAACCACCTCACAAGGCCCATCCTGTATGGAAATGGCAGTTGGGCGGTTCTGCAATACCTCTTCCACCTAGCCACAAATTCAGgaaatttaattaa